One Peribacillus simplex NBRC 15720 = DSM 1321 genomic region harbors:
- a CDS encoding vanadium-dependent haloperoxidase: MRTSYRRWTEYPYPGESIPPKGSPEARNWPMFFISRGRDNDFLDPFHQRIIWRINNPENIDWETELFIVEETLKSLTSPQIRIAQYWGTGELTAKITTLIFKLAEKHKLGSPSVARVQGYFHAAMNDTFVMTWFFKYHWDVARPNQYGRNLSTVLFTPRFPAYPSAHATVAGCAEAVLSYIFPQESSEIKKLMEESAQSRLYAGVHFNVDNNEGLRLGRQIGDVVVSLLSAQNLNTLQ; this comes from the coding sequence ATGAGAACAAGTTATAGAAGATGGACAGAATATCCTTACCCAGGGGAGAGTATCCCACCTAAAGGTTCTCCAGAAGCAAGAAATTGGCCGATGTTTTTTATTTCAAGGGGAAGAGACAATGATTTCCTAGACCCCTTTCATCAACGTATTATTTGGCGAATTAACAACCCTGAAAATATTGATTGGGAAACAGAGTTATTCATTGTAGAGGAAACATTAAAGTCATTAACTTCCCCGCAAATACGAATCGCACAATATTGGGGAACAGGTGAATTAACCGCGAAAATTACCACTCTAATTTTCAAGTTAGCTGAAAAGCATAAGCTAGGATCACCGAGTGTTGCCAGGGTGCAGGGATATTTCCACGCTGCTATGAATGATACATTTGTTATGACGTGGTTTTTTAAATATCATTGGGATGTTGCACGTCCAAATCAATATGGCAGAAATCTATCTACTGTGTTGTTTACCCCACGTTTTCCAGCTTACCCTTCTGCACACGCTACTGTGGCGGGATGCGCAGAGGCAGTATTAAGTTATATTTTCCCTCAAGAGTCATCCGAAATAAAAAAATTAATGGAAGAAAGTGCTCAATCTCGTTTGTACGCTGGCGTACATTTTAACGTAGATAACAATGAAGGCTTAAGGTTAGGCAGACAAATTGGAGATGTAGTTGTAAGTTTATTAAGTGCACAAAATCTAAATACGCTTCAATAA
- a CDS encoding ArsR/SmtB family transcription factor, whose product MNWDKDAIFKALGDSTRRLILDELSERNELTLYELTVRLIMKHDLSISRQAIAKHLSALEDAGLVKSKRKGKYRVLIFNNEPLKNLLKGWIE is encoded by the coding sequence ATGAATTGGGACAAAGACGCTATATTCAAAGCACTTGGCGATTCGACTCGTCGGCTTATATTAGACGAACTATCCGAACGCAACGAACTGACGTTGTATGAACTTACGGTACGTCTCATTATGAAGCACGACCTTTCCATTTCGCGACAGGCGATAGCTAAACATCTTTCTGCATTGGAAGATGCAGGGCTCGTAAAATCAAAACGAAAGGGAAAATATCGAGTACTTATATTCAACAACGAACCACTTAAAAATTTACTGAAAGGATGGATAGAGTAA
- a CDS encoding DUF3953 domain-containing protein, giving the protein MKIVRIILVIVVIVLSGYSLITQTLELMPYYMFFLGALILVTGLAELQKDRKGFWGYMNIAISLFVFLASIQYFLMN; this is encoded by the coding sequence TTGAAAATAGTTAGAATTATCTTAGTAATAGTGGTTATTGTTCTATCAGGTTATAGTCTAATAACTCAAACCTTGGAGTTAATGCCGTATTATATGTTTTTCCTTGGGGCACTAATATTGGTGACAGGATTAGCCGAACTTCAAAAAGACAGAAAAGGATTTTGGGGGTATATGAATATTGCTATCTCTTTATTTGTTTTCTTGGCTTCCATACAGTATTTCTTAATGAATTAA
- a CDS encoding helix-turn-helix domain-containing protein, with product MNEQIQLMIDWIEDNLKNQLSLDELSNYMGYSHYYCSFKFHQVTGISIRRYILLRRLYLSTEDLANNRKIIDVAFDYDYSSQEAYSRAFKTVFGINPREYQLNKLPVQSIVKLTINKDGEWCRMNVSRKIEVEQLQNEKSELFDKYVLNILNGQVMYEEFKDNRLMGDSDYAPFNEAMCVNATTKQVFDKEFINTRASGHHESVENYIKKVIVPLDNLFNKEYKCIVLWFGEDMFCQMNLLTILSYLEQSGYEGKVFLNCFKEDEFKVNQTELKLGHYYSVYKEVLVNHNKPSNELLPVMYQAIDIYLDMLKEDNAVVKYISKNKDLATSELINRLFALFPTVGYGDLQYIELINKT from the coding sequence ATGAATGAACAGATACAGCTTATGATTGATTGGATTGAAGACAATTTAAAAAATCAATTATCATTAGATGAACTATCTAATTATATGGGATATTCCCATTATTATTGTTCGTTTAAATTTCACCAAGTAACAGGTATAAGTATTAGGCGCTATATTCTTCTTAGAAGATTGTATTTATCCACGGAAGATTTAGCAAATAACAGGAAGATAATTGACGTCGCCTTTGATTACGATTATTCTTCGCAAGAAGCATATAGCAGAGCCTTTAAAACTGTTTTTGGTATCAATCCTAGAGAATATCAACTTAACAAGTTGCCTGTCCAGTCAATTGTTAAGCTCACTATTAATAAAGACGGGGAATGGTGTAGAATGAATGTTTCTAGAAAAATTGAGGTTGAACAGTTACAAAATGAGAAGAGTGAATTGTTTGACAAATACGTGCTCAACATATTGAATGGTCAAGTTATGTATGAGGAGTTTAAAGATAACAGACTAATGGGAGATTCTGATTACGCTCCATTTAATGAAGCGATGTGTGTAAACGCGACTACTAAACAAGTATTTGATAAAGAATTTATAAACACACGAGCTTCTGGACATCATGAGTCGGTAGAGAATTATATCAAAAAGGTCATTGTTCCATTAGACAATCTTTTTAATAAAGAGTATAAATGTATCGTTTTATGGTTTGGTGAAGACATGTTTTGTCAAATGAACCTACTTACCATACTTTCCTATCTTGAACAGTCCGGATATGAAGGAAAAGTTTTCTTAAATTGCTTCAAAGAGGATGAATTTAAAGTTAACCAAACTGAACTTAAATTAGGTCATTATTATTCTGTATACAAGGAAGTATTGGTCAATCATAATAAACCATCAAATGAACTACTTCCGGTCATGTATCAGGCAATAGACATATATTTAGATATGCTAAAAGAAGATAATGCAGTAGTAAAGTATATTTCCAAAAATAAAGATTTAGCAACATCAGAATTAATTAATAGGTTATTTGCTCTGTTCCCAACAGTAGGCTATGGAGATTTACAATATATAGAGCTTATTAATAAAACTTAA
- a CDS encoding cysteine hydrolase family protein codes for MIVLIIVDVQKAFEDKKWGERNNLSAEENIKKILTLWREKCWQVIHIQQMSDNPSSVFHPKNEGFAIKELVKPLGEEVIITKKVNSSFIGTKLEEFLKLNDITTVVITGLTTPHCVSTTTRMSGNLGFNTYLISDATAAFGIKDQNDNYYDAETIHNISLATLNDEFATILTTEQLINEVF; via the coding sequence ATAATTGTTTTAATTATAGTAGATGTACAAAAAGCTTTTGAGGATAAAAAATGGGGAGAGCGAAACAATCTAAGTGCAGAAGAAAATATTAAAAAGATACTAACATTATGGAGGGAAAAGTGCTGGCAAGTAATACATATTCAACAAATGTCCGATAACCCTAGTTCCGTATTCCATCCAAAGAATGAAGGATTCGCTATTAAAGAATTGGTTAAGCCTCTTGGAGAAGAAGTAATTATAACAAAGAAAGTAAATAGTAGTTTTATCGGTACAAAATTAGAAGAATTTCTGAAATTAAATGATATCACAACAGTAGTAATAACAGGTTTGACTACGCCTCACTGTGTGTCTACAACCACAAGAATGAGTGGGAATTTAGGTTTTAATACTTACCTTATTTCAGATGCGACAGCAGCATTTGGCATAAAAGACCAAAATGATAACTATTATGATGCCGAGACTATACATAATATTTCTTTAGCAACCTTAAATGACGAGTTCGCTACTATACTTACAACAGAACAATTAATAAATGAAGTATTTTAA
- the ppsA gene encoding phosphoenolpyruvate synthase, whose product MSSLVLGFQEMEKTQLLLVGGKGLKLGELSKIQGIQVPEGFCVTTVGFQKAIEQNETFQALLDQLTLLKVEDRGQIGEISRKIREIIMEIEIPSDVVNAVAHYLSRFGDEHAYAVRSSATAEDLPHASFAGQQDTYLNIIGKEAILQHISKCWASLFTDRAVIYRIQNGFDHSQVYLSVIVQRMVFPQASGILFTADPITSNRKLLSIDASFGLGEALVSGLVSADCYKVQEEEIVDKMIATKKLAIYGLKEGGTETQQINPDQQKTQTLTDQQILQLARTGRQIEAYFGYPQDIEWCLVDDTFYIVQSRPITTLYPIPEANDQENHVYVSVGHQQMMTDPMKPLGMSLFQLTSFGPRFKAGGRLFVDVTHNLASPDSRKMLLDAMGQHDPLMKDALLTIIERGDFIKSLPNDKQEQSSGKSNKSVSSADSRAQIENDPTIVSDLIKSSQTSVEELKQNIQTKLGSDLFDFILEDIQILKKILFDPQSSAVFMAAIDASSWINENMNEWLGEKNAADTLSQSVPNNITSEMGLALLELADVIRPYPEVIDYLQHVNDDNFLDELVKFDGGQETQDAIYDYLRKYGMRCTGEIDITKTRWSEKPTTLIPMILSNIKNFEPNASDRKFEQGRQEALKKEQELLDRLKQLPDGEQKAKETKRMISLIRNFIGYREYPKYGMVNRYFVYKQALMKEAEQLVQAKVIREKEDIYYLTFEELHEVIRTNKLDYQIISKRKDEYKLYEKLTPPRVITSDGEIIVGEYKRENLPAEAIVGLPVSSGVIEGRARVILNMEDADLEDGDILVTSFTDPSWTPLFVSIKGLVTEVGGLMTHGAVIAREYGLPAVVGVENAAKLIRDGQRIRVHGTEGYIEIL is encoded by the coding sequence ATGAGTTCTTTGGTTCTCGGTTTTCAGGAAATGGAAAAAACACAGCTTTTGCTCGTTGGCGGAAAAGGGTTAAAATTAGGGGAATTATCAAAAATTCAAGGAATACAAGTACCAGAAGGTTTTTGTGTTACAACAGTGGGATTTCAAAAAGCCATCGAACAAAACGAAACGTTTCAAGCATTGTTGGATCAACTAACACTGCTAAAAGTAGAGGATCGAGGTCAAATTGGTGAAATCAGCAGGAAGATTCGAGAAATCATTATGGAAATAGAAATTCCCTCCGATGTTGTGAATGCAGTTGCTCATTATCTCTCCCGGTTTGGCGATGAACATGCTTATGCAGTGCGTTCTAGTGCGACTGCTGAAGATTTACCACATGCCTCTTTTGCTGGTCAACAAGATACCTATTTAAATATCATCGGAAAAGAAGCAATCTTGCAGCATATCAGCAAATGTTGGGCTTCCCTATTTACGGATCGCGCGGTAATCTACCGTATACAAAATGGATTTGACCACAGTCAAGTTTATTTATCCGTTATCGTTCAAAGGATGGTTTTCCCACAGGCTTCAGGGATTTTATTTACCGCTGATCCGATTACTTCCAATCGAAAGCTACTATCGATCGATGCTAGCTTTGGACTAGGAGAGGCCCTTGTCTCCGGCTTGGTATCTGCCGATTGTTATAAAGTACAGGAAGAGGAAATCGTCGATAAGATGATTGCAACCAAAAAATTGGCAATCTATGGACTAAAAGAAGGCGGAACAGAGACACAACAGATCAATCCTGATCAGCAAAAGACTCAAACACTTACTGATCAACAAATTTTACAATTAGCACGCACAGGAAGACAGATCGAAGCTTATTTTGGTTACCCACAAGATATCGAATGGTGTTTGGTTGATGATACATTTTATATTGTCCAGAGTCGGCCAATCACTACTTTATACCCGATCCCTGAAGCGAATGATCAAGAAAATCACGTTTATGTATCTGTCGGTCATCAACAAATGATGACCGATCCCATGAAACCACTTGGAATGTCTTTATTCCAGTTAACATCTTTTGGACCCAGGTTTAAAGCTGGTGGAAGGTTGTTTGTTGATGTCACACATAATCTGGCTTCACCTGACAGCAGAAAAATGTTATTAGATGCCATGGGACAACACGATCCGCTCATGAAAGACGCACTCCTTACCATAATAGAGCGAGGAGATTTCATAAAATCTTTACCAAATGATAAGCAAGAACAGAGTTCCGGTAAAAGCAATAAAAGTGTGTCGTCTGCGGATTCTAGGGCACAAATCGAAAACGACCCGACCATCGTTTCTGATTTGATTAAGAGTAGTCAAACATCGGTAGAAGAGTTAAAACAAAACATCCAAACGAAATTAGGATCGGATTTATTTGATTTTATTCTGGAAGATATCCAGATATTAAAGAAGATTTTATTTGACCCACAAAGTTCAGCTGTGTTTATGGCTGCTATAGATGCCTCATCATGGATCAATGAAAATATGAACGAGTGGTTAGGTGAAAAAAACGCAGCCGACACCCTTTCTCAATCTGTACCAAACAATATTACTTCGGAAATGGGTCTGGCGCTATTGGAGCTCGCAGATGTGATTCGGCCTTATCCAGAAGTAATTGATTATTTACAACATGTAAATGATGATAACTTTTTGGATGAACTGGTTAAGTTTGATGGTGGACAGGAAACCCAAGACGCTATCTATGATTATCTCCGCAAATACGGAATGCGATGTACCGGAGAAATCGATATTACTAAAACTCGTTGGAGCGAAAAACCAACTACCCTCATCCCTATGATTCTCAGTAATATCAAAAACTTTGAGCCTAATGCCAGCGATCGGAAATTTGAGCAGGGGCGACAGGAAGCTTTGAAAAAAGAACAAGAGTTATTAGATCGATTGAAGCAATTACCGGATGGTGAACAAAAAGCCAAAGAAACAAAACGAATGATAAGCCTAATCCGGAATTTCATCGGTTATCGGGAATATCCAAAATACGGCATGGTTAATCGCTACTTCGTTTATAAGCAGGCTTTGATGAAAGAAGCCGAACAGCTCGTACAAGCCAAAGTCATTCGTGAAAAAGAAGATATATACTACCTCACTTTTGAAGAACTTCATGAAGTCATACGCACAAATAAATTGGATTACCAGATCATCAGCAAACGAAAAGACGAGTACAAATTATATGAAAAACTAACTCCACCACGTGTTATCACGTCTGATGGTGAAATCATTGTAGGTGAGTACAAGCGAGAAAATCTCCCAGCCGAAGCTATTGTAGGTCTACCTGTTTCTTCCGGAGTTATAGAGGGACGAGCACGTGTCATCTTAAACATGGAAGATGCTGATCTAGAAGATGGAGATATATTAGTCACCTCCTTTACTGACCCTAGCTGGACACCATTGTTTGTATCCATAAAAGGCCTAGTCACCGAAGTTGGCGGACTGATGACCCATGGAGCAGTCATCGCACGTGAATATGGCTTACCTGCCGTTGTTGGGGTGGAAAATGCTGCCAAACTGATAAGAGACGGGCAACGAATTCGCGTGCATGGAACAGAAGGGTATATCGAAATATTGTAA
- a CDS encoding CotS family spore coat protein produces MEKIIIVPWEEDELTHEFFVPEYIEKMALEVLEHYGFSVQSMQVVTTKPDKGGSIWKLETSSGPKSLKLLHRRPTRSMFSLGAQEYLVNVKEARVPPIVKTKDGNDYVEAGEKLWFVAEWIESLAPVTKDLEGAKHLCNALGEFHLLSKGYVPPQQAEVASRLYKWPMTYQKVINKMDWFRNIANAYEEMPASPYLLNVLNQFEEQAIRSLEKLNESSYLELAQQGNEYWGLVHQDYGWSNGQMGSNGMWIIDLDGVAYDLPIRDLRKLITGTMADLYRWDATWVREMIQSYHEANPISSQLYDILMIDLSSPNEFYKNIKEVVYDPELFLNDQTTTMIQTIVDTDQTKWPVLEEIKGDWKGIEQT; encoded by the coding sequence ATGGAGAAAATTATAATTGTGCCTTGGGAAGAAGATGAACTTACTCATGAGTTTTTTGTTCCTGAATATATTGAAAAAATGGCACTAGAAGTTCTTGAACATTACGGTTTCTCCGTTCAGAGCATGCAAGTTGTCACAACAAAACCAGATAAAGGTGGCTCTATATGGAAATTAGAAACAAGTTCAGGGCCAAAGAGTTTAAAACTTTTACACAGAAGACCTACAAGAAGTATGTTTAGCTTAGGAGCTCAAGAATATTTAGTTAATGTTAAGGAAGCAAGAGTACCGCCCATCGTAAAAACTAAAGATGGAAATGATTATGTTGAGGCTGGAGAAAAATTATGGTTCGTCGCTGAGTGGATCGAATCATTGGCACCTGTAACAAAAGATTTGGAAGGAGCCAAACACCTTTGTAATGCTCTCGGCGAATTCCACCTTTTAAGCAAAGGTTATGTTCCACCTCAACAAGCTGAAGTTGCATCTAGATTATATAAATGGCCAATGACTTATCAAAAAGTTATTAATAAAATGGATTGGTTTCGAAACATTGCTAACGCATATGAAGAAATGCCTGCAAGCCCCTATTTACTGAATGTTTTAAATCAATTTGAAGAACAAGCAATAAGAAGTTTAGAGAAATTAAATGAATCAAGCTATTTAGAGTTAGCACAACAAGGAAATGAATATTGGGGATTAGTGCATCAAGATTATGGCTGGTCAAATGGGCAAATGGGCTCTAATGGAATGTGGATTATTGACCTTGACGGTGTTGCATATGACCTTCCTATTCGAGATTTGAGAAAATTGATTACCGGCACAATGGCAGATTTATATAGATGGGATGCAACTTGGGTAAGAGAAATGATCCAGTCCTATCACGAGGCAAATCCAATTTCATCGCAACTATACGATATCTTAATGATCGATTTATCTTCTCCAAATGAATTTTACAAGAATATTAAAGAAGTAGTATATGATCCTGAATTATTTCTAAATGATCAAACAACAACTATGATTCAAACAATTGTTGATACCGATCAGACAAAATGGCCAGTTTTAGAAGAAATTAAAGGTGATTGGAAGGGAATAGAACAAACATGA
- a CDS encoding carbon-nitrogen hydrolase family protein codes for MGKIKIALLHLLPIAGDVEYNQKLIEQAIHIASNNNADWIITPELCVSGLQFNHKIGTGWINRQPDTWMSNLSRKLKNLKSTVFLGCPEKGSNGELYNSVFVIDKKGHLLGKQRKISVIDDWSASGDVIEPIKTDNVDVGIMICADAYTKDIAYNLFEKGAEILIAPSSWGPGLHGPEGEWEQRSLDTGLPVIVCNRTGEDETVRFWDAESMIIKNGVRLLTHKSKQSAILTFEWDLQRMELISSHFDIDYI; via the coding sequence ATGGGAAAAATAAAAATAGCTTTATTACACCTATTGCCTATTGCTGGTGATGTGGAGTATAACCAAAAACTTATTGAACAAGCCATTCATATAGCATCAAATAATAATGCCGATTGGATTATAACACCCGAACTATGTGTCAGCGGACTTCAATTCAATCATAAGATTGGGACTGGATGGATTAACAGGCAACCTGATACTTGGATGAGTAATTTGAGCCGTAAACTAAAGAATTTGAAGAGCACTGTATTTTTGGGTTGCCCTGAAAAAGGCAGTAACGGAGAGTTGTATAATTCTGTGTTTGTCATAGATAAAAAAGGTCATTTATTAGGTAAACAGAGAAAAATCAGTGTTATTGATGATTGGTCAGCTTCAGGGGATGTAATAGAGCCAATAAAAACGGACAATGTTGATGTTGGCATTATGATTTGTGCAGACGCATATACAAAAGATATTGCTTACAACTTATTTGAAAAAGGAGCAGAAATATTAATTGCGCCATCTTCCTGGGGTCCCGGATTACATGGTCCAGAGGGAGAATGGGAACAAAGGTCATTGGATACAGGACTGCCCGTAATTGTCTGTAATCGTACTGGCGAAGACGAAACTGTCCGTTTTTGGGATGCAGAAAGCATGATCATAAAAAATGGTGTACGCCTCTTAACACATAAATCAAAACAATCAGCTATACTTACTTTTGAATGGGATTTACAAAGGATGGAATTAATATCCTCTCATTTCGACATCGATTACATATAA
- a CDS encoding VOC family protein has translation MKIIVTSIFVQDQDKALEFYSEKLGFVKKHDVPMGKFRWITLVSPDDHDGTELLLEPNEHPAAKEYQEKLFAEGIPVTMFGVADIHVEYKRLSEIGVKFTMEPTKMGELTIAVFDDTCGNLIQIVQK, from the coding sequence ATGAAAATCATTGTTACCAGTATCTTCGTTCAAGATCAAGACAAGGCATTGGAATTTTATTCAGAAAAGCTGGGATTTGTAAAAAAGCATGACGTTCCCATGGGGAAATTTAGGTGGATTACGCTTGTTTCTCCAGATGATCATGACGGTACCGAGCTTTTACTCGAACCGAATGAGCATCCTGCCGCAAAGGAGTATCAAGAGAAGTTATTTGCTGAAGGCATCCCAGTAACCATGTTTGGGGTTGCAGATATTCACGTAGAGTACAAACGATTAAGCGAAATAGGCGTGAAGTTTACCATGGAACCGACAAAAATGGGCGAATTAACAATAGCTGTCTTCGACGATACATGCGGAAACCTTATTCAGATAGTGCAGAAGTAA
- a CDS encoding VanW family protein, giving the protein MRLSWIAGLLLFVQPVNISESLSVTHQGQTIASVNHADITMPLLDVPIMDVDKFNQFVEKIDRQVYQKPVNATIDKQGNILPGRVGYKLYHQAFKEQFYSFLYSSGAYKIEVPLLAIHPKVDSELLAEIREKKIGEYRTYFNVNNKNRTNNISLATEAINNYVVFPGEVFSFNQAVGKRSVDKGYMLARVIVKGEFSEGVGGGICQVSSTLFNAIDNAGLQTIQRYSHTRSVPYVPSGRDATVSWYGPDFSFKNKYNQPILIRATTQGGMVSIMVYSSDMINYKTRKVPAASNQISKERIVFL; this is encoded by the coding sequence ATGCGATTATCATGGATTGCCGGACTTTTACTATTCGTTCAACCAGTGAATATTTCTGAAAGCTTATCGGTAACCCACCAAGGACAAACGATTGCTAGTGTCAACCATGCTGATATTACTATGCCCTTACTGGATGTTCCTATCATGGACGTGGATAAATTCAATCAATTTGTCGAAAAAATAGACCGACAAGTGTACCAAAAACCTGTAAATGCCACAATAGACAAACAAGGTAATATTCTTCCTGGGCGGGTAGGTTACAAGCTATACCATCAAGCATTTAAAGAGCAATTTTATTCCTTTTTGTACAGTAGTGGAGCATACAAAATAGAAGTACCTTTGCTTGCTATTCATCCAAAAGTTGACAGCGAATTACTTGCGGAGATTCGTGAAAAAAAGATAGGTGAATATAGAACTTATTTTAATGTGAACAACAAAAATCGTACAAATAATATCTCGCTTGCTACAGAAGCCATTAATAATTATGTCGTGTTTCCAGGAGAGGTGTTTTCTTTTAATCAAGCCGTTGGCAAGAGATCAGTAGATAAAGGATATATGCTCGCTCGAGTTATCGTTAAAGGAGAGTTTTCTGAAGGGGTTGGTGGAGGAATATGTCAGGTGTCATCCACCCTGTTTAATGCTATCGACAATGCAGGGTTGCAAACTATTCAACGCTATTCCCATACTAGGAGCGTTCCGTATGTTCCATCTGGCCGCGATGCTACAGTAAGCTGGTATGGTCCTGATTTTAGTTTTAAAAACAAGTACAATCAACCTATCCTAATCCGAGCTACAACGCAAGGAGGAATGGTAAGTATCATGGTTTACTCTTCAGATATGATAAATTATAAGACACGAAAAGTGCCCGCTGCTTCAAATCAGATATCAAAAGAACGGATTGTTTTTTTATAA